A window from Citrobacter amalonaticus encodes these proteins:
- a CDS encoding glycosyltransferase family 8 protein yields the protein MDSFPEIEIAEYKVFDERYDNNGNTLNISYGIDENYLDGVGVSITSVLIHNDINVAFHIICDNYTQSFVDKIEALVQEHKIKVSLYLINVKCLEVLPKTQVWSRAMYFRLFAFDYLHRKLEKLLYLDADVICKGPLDYLLDLDLNDNVAAVVKDVDSIQSRVNERLPSFNLQGRYFNSGVVLINLRRWAENQLTARALSLLTDSDGSATFFKYPDQDVLNILLRDKVYFLPREYNTIYSIKSELSDKTHEKYLNIIHADTKLIHYTGATKPWHAWANYPSAIYYTNAFIKSPWKGVPAKDARTMVEYKKRYKHLLVQKHYLRGVIAGVAYLYRKILAK from the coding sequence GTGGACTCATTTCCTGAAATAGAGATAGCAGAATATAAAGTTTTTGATGAGCGCTATGATAATAATGGTAATACATTAAATATCTCTTATGGAATTGATGAGAACTATCTTGATGGTGTCGGGGTGTCTATTACCTCGGTATTAATTCATAATGATATAAATGTTGCTTTTCATATTATCTGCGACAACTATACACAAAGCTTCGTTGATAAGATTGAAGCGTTGGTGCAAGAACATAAGATAAAAGTTTCATTATATCTTATCAATGTCAAATGCCTTGAGGTATTGCCGAAAACACAGGTCTGGTCAAGAGCCATGTATTTTCGACTTTTCGCTTTTGATTATTTGCACCGTAAACTAGAAAAATTGCTGTATCTTGATGCTGATGTCATTTGCAAAGGCCCGCTGGATTATCTTCTGGACCTTGATCTCAATGATAACGTCGCTGCCGTGGTAAAAGACGTTGACTCAATACAGTCCAGGGTAAATGAAAGGCTACCCTCTTTTAATCTTCAGGGTCGATATTTCAACTCCGGTGTTGTCTTGATAAATCTCAGGCGATGGGCTGAGAACCAATTAACTGCCAGGGCGTTGTCTCTTTTGACAGACAGTGATGGAAGTGCAACCTTTTTTAAATATCCGGATCAGGATGTCCTGAATATACTGCTGCGCGATAAAGTTTATTTTTTACCTCGTGAATACAATACAATTTATTCCATTAAAAGTGAATTAAGCGATAAGACGCATGAAAAATATTTAAATATAATCCATGCTGATACAAAGCTGATTCACTATACAGGGGCGACAAAACCCTGGCATGCTTGGGCAAATTATCCCTCCGCGATTTATTATACTAATGCATTTATTAAATCACCGTGGAAAGGGGTTCCTGCCAAAGATGCGCGAACGATGGTTGAGTATAAAAAAAGATATAAACATCTTTTGGTTCAAAAACATTATCTGCGTGGAGTGATTGCGGGTGTAGCGTACCTCTATCGTAAAATTTTAGCGAAATAA
- the rfaY gene encoding lipopolysaccharide core heptose(II) kinase RfaY: MFTETKIKNYTVFVKQDGEKYIDIFNDFLTHNLKVLRVFRSIEDTKVVLIDTDHGKYILKVFHPKVKNTERFFKSLVKGDYYEKLFYQTDRVRQEGFDALNDFYLLAEVKTLRYVHTYIMIIEYIEGVELVDLPVISDDVKEKIKQSIQGLHQHGMVSGDPHKGNFILQNDEIRIIDLSGKRPSRQRMAKDRIDLERHYGIENNRKDLGFYLLVYKKKWRNFLRRLKGKSVR; this comes from the coding sequence ATGTTCACTGAAACAAAAATTAAAAACTATACCGTGTTTGTAAAACAAGATGGCGAGAAATACATTGATATTTTCAATGATTTTTTAACGCATAATCTTAAAGTGTTAAGAGTCTTTCGTAGTATTGAGGATACCAAGGTCGTATTAATTGATACTGACCATGGAAAATATATCCTGAAAGTATTTCACCCTAAAGTAAAAAATACTGAGCGATTTTTTAAGTCGTTGGTTAAAGGGGATTACTACGAAAAGCTTTTTTACCAGACCGATCGCGTGCGGCAGGAAGGTTTTGACGCCTTAAATGACTTTTATTTGCTTGCTGAAGTGAAGACCCTTCGTTATGTGCATACTTACATCATGATCATTGAGTATATCGAGGGGGTTGAACTGGTAGACCTGCCTGTCATCTCCGATGATGTGAAAGAGAAGATAAAGCAATCCATTCAAGGGTTGCATCAGCATGGTATGGTCTCAGGTGATCCGCATAAAGGTAACTTCATATTACAAAATGATGAAATAAGAATAATCGATCTGTCCGGAAAAAGACCTTCCCGACAGAGAATGGCGAAAGATCGTATTGATTTAGAACGCCACTATGGTATTGAAAATAATAGAAAAGACTTGGGGTTTTATCTGCTGGTTTATAAGAAAAAATGGCGGAATTTCCTGCGCCGTCTGAAAGGTAAAAGTGTGCGCTAA
- the waaZ gene encoding 3-deoxy-D-manno-oct-2-ulosonate III transferase WaaZ, whose translation MSNVKFITRAGVQQLIANRTSDNVIIFLSGPTSRGTPLSLLQNNDVITVNGAAEYLLSNSITPFIYVLTDARFLLQRRHDFYKFSRASKFTVVNMDVYEAATEEDKKYMRTHCLILRAFYKREKGGFFKKLKLEMLSKWNKNLLIRVPISKRKRLVGFSKDISLGYCSCHTVAYTAMQIAYSLGYDNTICSGLDITGSCARFYDESRNPMPSELSKDLIKILPFFQFMCESVDDFNIYNLSDDTAISYDIIPYIKAADVAALPSRQHIRNNAHDLHDRADSYVS comes from the coding sequence ATGAGTAATGTTAAGTTTATAACTCGAGCAGGTGTTCAGCAACTTATTGCCAACAGAACATCTGATAACGTGATCATTTTCTTATCGGGACCCACCTCCCGAGGGACACCGCTTTCTCTTTTGCAGAACAATGATGTCATTACTGTTAACGGCGCTGCGGAATACTTGCTCAGTAATAGTATTACTCCCTTCATTTATGTCTTAACAGATGCGCGTTTTTTGCTACAAAGACGTCACGATTTTTATAAATTTAGCCGGGCGAGTAAGTTTACAGTCGTTAATATGGATGTTTATGAAGCCGCTACTGAAGAAGATAAGAAATATATGCGGACTCATTGTTTGATTTTACGCGCATTTTATAAACGTGAAAAAGGCGGCTTTTTCAAGAAACTGAAGCTAGAAATGCTTTCAAAATGGAATAAGAATCTCTTGATTCGGGTGCCCATTTCTAAACGTAAAAGACTGGTGGGATTTAGTAAAGATATCAGTTTAGGTTACTGCTCATGCCATACAGTGGCGTATACGGCGATGCAGATAGCGTATTCATTAGGTTATGACAACACGATCTGTTCCGGATTAGATATCACCGGGAGCTGTGCGCGTTTTTATGATGAGAGTCGCAATCCAATGCCTTCTGAACTGAGCAAGGATTTAATCAAAATTCTGCCATTTTTCCAGTTCATGTGTGAGAGCGTTGATGACTTTAATATCTATAATCTGTCTGACGATACCGCAATAAGCTATGATATTATTCCCTATATTAAGGCAGCGGATGTCGCAGCGTTACCCTCCAGACAGCACATCAGGAACAATGCGCACGATCTTCACGATCGTGCCGATTCTTATGTAAGTTAG
- a CDS encoding glycosyltransferase family 9 protein, translating to MGLGAFHKKKRFCINKIKINFLSFFFTRKKNAKINADKIQTCLLIHDNNKLGDLIVLSSLYRELTNRGVQLSILTTETGKAFLSGNRRIHQFYIKKSNAISDVLALRKCLSRESFDIVLDPFETMPSFGHSLLLSGVRRAHILGFDKWYKRYYTVYHPHDEKLTAHMCTRASEILRYFYGDERHEFDVSYDLPLPESVEKDVLNFVGDSKIIIINALGAKKICRLSDEQIGTIYSHLCKQYPDYRIIFTGLAEDIRSIAIPGIESLPFKEFIYTVALTKFSQYVISVDTALVHIASAYEIPTLALYPNARQTTYPSHLIWAPNNCNALQVVSPTYTVKDISLKVLTESVEGLLSKHQK from the coding sequence ATGGGTTTAGGTGCTTTTCATAAGAAAAAAAGATTCTGCATTAATAAAATCAAGATTAATTTTTTGTCATTTTTCTTCACCAGGAAAAAGAATGCAAAAATTAATGCAGACAAGATTCAGACTTGCTTGCTAATCCATGATAACAACAAGTTAGGCGATTTAATTGTATTGAGTTCGCTGTATCGCGAACTGACTAATCGTGGTGTACAACTGTCAATATTAACCACGGAAACGGGGAAAGCGTTTCTTTCTGGTAATCGTCGCATACATCAGTTTTATATTAAAAAATCAAATGCAATCAGTGATGTACTGGCATTACGTAAATGTCTTTCCCGCGAATCTTTCGATATCGTACTTGATCCTTTTGAAACCATGCCTTCCTTTGGTCACAGCCTGTTGCTGTCGGGTGTCAGACGCGCTCATATCCTGGGTTTTGATAAGTGGTATAAACGTTACTACACCGTTTACCATCCGCATGATGAGAAGTTAACGGCGCACATGTGTACACGGGCCAGTGAAATACTGCGTTATTTTTATGGCGATGAACGTCATGAATTTGATGTGAGTTATGATTTACCGCTGCCAGAGTCGGTTGAAAAAGATGTTCTGAATTTTGTTGGCGACTCAAAAATAATTATTATCAATGCATTAGGGGCAAAGAAAATCTGCCGCCTGTCTGATGAGCAGATCGGTACGATTTATTCGCATCTCTGTAAACAGTATCCGGATTACCGAATTATTTTTACCGGCTTAGCCGAAGATATTCGCTCTATTGCGATACCGGGCATTGAATCACTGCCCTTTAAAGAATTCATTTATACGGTTGCACTGACAAAATTCAGTCAGTATGTCATCTCCGTGGATACTGCACTGGTCCATATTGCATCGGCATATGAAATTCCTACGCTCGCGCTTTATCCAAATGCGCGACAAACGACCTACCCCTCACACCTCATCTGGGCACCGAATAACTGCAATGCGTTACAGGTGGTCTCTCCGACGTATACGGTGAAGGATATTAGCCTGAAGGTGCTGACTGAATCGGTAGAGGGGTTGCTGTCAAAACACCAGAAGTGA
- the rfaC gene encoding lipopolysaccharide heptosyltransferase RfaC translates to MRVLIVKTSSMGDVLHTLPALTDAQQAIPDIQFDWVVEEGFAQIPSWHAAVNRVIPVAIRRWRKAWFSAPIKAERKAFRDAVQAEHYDAIIDAQGLVKSAALVTRLAHGVKHGMDWQTAREPLASLFYNRRHHIARQQHAVERTRELFAKSLGYQKPVSQGDYAIAQHFLTFGSTGEQPYAVFLHATTRDDKHWPEANWRALIGLLADSGISIKLPWGAPHEEARAKRLSEGFAHVEVLPRMTLEGVARVLAGAKFVVSVDTGLSHLTAALDRPNVTLYGPTDPGLIGGYGKNQVACRAPGNQLAMLNADSVRDELSSLL, encoded by the coding sequence ATGCGGGTTCTGATCGTCAAAACGTCCTCAATGGGTGATGTGCTACATACCCTGCCGGCACTCACGGATGCACAACAGGCCATCCCCGATATTCAGTTTGACTGGGTGGTTGAAGAAGGGTTTGCGCAGATACCGTCCTGGCATGCCGCGGTGAACCGTGTCATCCCCGTGGCGATTCGCCGTTGGCGTAAAGCCTGGTTTTCCGCGCCGATTAAAGCAGAACGCAAAGCCTTTCGCGATGCCGTACAGGCTGAGCACTATGACGCTATCATCGACGCCCAGGGACTGGTGAAAAGCGCGGCGCTGGTCACACGTCTGGCGCATGGGGTAAAACACGGTATGGACTGGCAAACCGCGCGTGAACCGCTGGCCAGCCTGTTCTATAATCGCCGCCATCATATTGCCAGACAACAGCATGCCGTAGAGCGTACGCGCGAACTGTTTGCAAAAAGTTTAGGCTATCAAAAACCGGTGTCGCAGGGCGATTATGCCATTGCGCAGCATTTCCTTACCTTCGGAAGTACGGGTGAACAGCCCTATGCCGTCTTTTTGCATGCCACAACGCGCGATGATAAGCACTGGCCGGAGGCAAACTGGCGAGCGTTAATCGGTCTGTTAGCTGACAGTGGGATAAGCATTAAATTGCCCTGGGGCGCGCCTCATGAAGAAGCACGGGCGAAGAGGTTATCTGAGGGATTCGCTCACGTTGAGGTATTACCGCGAATGACGCTGGAAGGCGTCGCACGCGTGCTGGCGGGAGCAAAATTTGTCGTTTCAGTCGATACGGGGTTAAGCCATCTGACCGCCGCACTCGATCGACCTAATGTCACGTTGTACGGTCCTACGGATCCAGGGCTCATTGGTGGTTACGGGAAGAACCAGGTGGCGTGTCGTGCGCCAGGAAATCAATTAGCAATGCTAAACGCTGATTCAGTCCGCGACGAACTATCATCATTATTATAA
- the rfaF gene encoding ADP-heptose--LPS heptosyltransferase RfaF, whose product MRILVIGPSWVGDMMMSQSLYRTLKARYPQAIIDVMAPAWCRPLLSRMPEVNEAIPMPLGHGALELGERRKLGHSLREKRYDRAYVLPNSFKSALVPFFAGIPHRTGWRGEMRYGLLNDARVLDKAAWPLMVERYVALAYDKGVMRTAKDLPQPLLWPQLQVSEGEKSLTCSAFSLSDERPMIGFCPGAEFGPAKRWPHYHYAELAKQLIDEGYQIVLFGSAKDHEAGNEILATLSDEQQAWCRNLAGETQLEQAVILIGACKAVVTNDSGLMHVAAALNRPLVALYGPSSPDFTPPLSHKARVIRLITGYHKVRKGDAAEGYHQSLIDITPARVLEELNSLLLQEEA is encoded by the coding sequence ATGAGGATTCTGGTGATTGGCCCGTCCTGGGTAGGCGACATGATGATGTCGCAAAGTCTCTATCGCACGCTCAAGGCGCGCTATCCCCAGGCGATAATCGATGTGATGGCACCGGCATGGTGCCGTCCGTTGTTATCGCGGATGCCGGAAGTCAACGAGGCAATTCCAATGCCGCTCGGCCACGGCGCACTCGAACTTGGCGAACGCCGCAAACTGGGTCACAGTCTGCGTGAAAAACGCTATGATCGCGCTTACGTGTTGCCCAACTCGTTTAAATCAGCGCTGGTTCCTTTCTTTGCCGGTATCCCTCACCGTACGGGCTGGCGCGGTGAAATGCGCTACGGCCTGCTTAACGATGCGCGCGTACTGGATAAAGCCGCCTGGCCCTTAATGGTCGAGCGTTACGTGGCGCTGGCCTACGATAAAGGCGTGATGCGCACGGCGAAAGATCTGCCGCAGCCGCTATTGTGGCCGCAACTCCAGGTGAGCGAAGGTGAAAAGTCGTTAACCTGCAGCGCGTTTTCGCTTTCTGACGAACGTCCGATGATTGGCTTTTGCCCCGGCGCGGAGTTCGGTCCGGCAAAACGCTGGCCGCACTACCATTATGCGGAACTGGCGAAACAGCTCATCGATGAAGGCTATCAGATAGTGCTGTTTGGCTCGGCGAAAGATCATGAGGCTGGAAACGAAATTCTGGCGACATTGAGTGATGAACAACAGGCGTGGTGTCGTAACCTGGCGGGCGAAACACAGCTCGAACAGGCGGTCATATTGATTGGCGCGTGTAAAGCCGTTGTCACCAACGACTCCGGCCTGATGCACGTCGCCGCGGCGCTGAATCGCCCGCTGGTCGCTCTCTATGGCCCAAGTAGCCCGGATTTCACCCCGCCTCTGTCACATAAAGCACGTGTAATTCGCCTGATAACGGGCTATCACAAAGTACGCAAAGGCGATGCCGCCGAAGGCTATCATCAGAGTCTGATCGACATTACGCCGGCGCGCGTACTGGAAGAACTCAACAGTCTGTTACTGCAAGAGGAAGCCTGA
- the rfaD gene encoding ADP-glyceromanno-heptose 6-epimerase: MIIVTGGAGFIGSNIVKSLNDKGITDILVVDNLKDGTKFVNLVDLNIADYMDKEDFLIQIMAGEEFGKIEAIFHEGACSSTTEWDGKYMMDNNYQYSKELLHYCLEREIPFLYASSAATYGGRTSDFIESREYEKPLNVYGYSKFLFDEYVRQILPEANSQIVGFRYFNVYGPREGHKGSMASVAFHLNTQLNNGETPKLFEGSENFKRDFVYVGDVADVNLWFWENGVSGIFNLGTGRAESFQAVADAALAYHKKNELEYIPFPEKLKGRYQAFTQADLTNLRAAGYDKPFKTVAEGVTEYMTWLNRDA, from the coding sequence ATGATCATCGTTACCGGCGGCGCGGGCTTTATCGGCAGCAACATCGTTAAGTCCCTGAATGATAAAGGTATCACCGATATCCTGGTGGTGGACAACCTGAAAGACGGCACCAAGTTTGTTAACCTGGTGGATCTGAACATTGCCGACTATATGGATAAAGAAGATTTCTTAATCCAGATTATGGCGGGCGAAGAGTTCGGCAAGATCGAAGCCATTTTCCACGAAGGGGCCTGCTCTTCCACCACCGAGTGGGACGGCAAGTACATGATGGATAACAACTATCAGTACTCCAAAGAGCTGCTGCATTACTGCCTGGAGCGCGAAATTCCGTTCCTGTATGCCTCTTCCGCTGCCACCTATGGCGGTCGCACGTCTGACTTCATCGAATCCCGCGAATATGAGAAACCGCTGAACGTTTACGGTTACTCTAAATTCCTGTTTGACGAGTATGTGCGTCAGATCCTGCCAGAAGCCAATTCACAGATCGTCGGCTTCCGTTACTTCAACGTCTACGGACCCCGCGAAGGCCATAAAGGTAGCATGGCAAGCGTGGCTTTCCATCTCAATACGCAACTCAACAACGGCGAAACGCCGAAGCTGTTTGAAGGTAGCGAAAACTTCAAGCGTGACTTCGTGTACGTCGGCGACGTGGCGGATGTAAATCTGTGGTTCTGGGAGAACGGCGTGTCCGGCATCTTTAACCTGGGTACCGGTCGTGCAGAATCCTTCCAGGCGGTGGCAGATGCCGCGCTGGCATACCATAAGAAAAATGAACTTGAGTACATTCCGTTCCCGGAAAAACTGAAAGGTCGCTACCAGGCATTTACTCAGGCCGATCTGACCAACCTGCGCGCTGCGGGCTACGATAAGCCCTTCAAGACCGTTGCCGAAGGCGTTACGGAATATATGACCTGGCTGAACCGCGACGCGTAA
- the kbl gene encoding glycine C-acetyltransferase has product MRGDFYKQLTNDLQTARAEGLFKEERIITSAQQADITVADGSHVINFCANNYLGLANHPELIAAAKAGMDSHGFGMASVRFICGTQDSHKQLEQKLAEFLGMEDAILYSSCFDANGGLFETLLGAEDAIISDALNHASIIDGVRLCKAKRFRYANNDMQELEARLQEARDAGARHVLIATDGVFSMDGVIANLKGVCDLADKYNALVMVDDSHAVGFVGENGRGSHEYCDVMGRVDIITGTLGKALGGASGGYTAARKEVVEWLRQRSRPYLFSNSLAPAIVAASIKVLEMVESGGELRDRLWANARQFREQMSAAGFTLAGADHAIIPVMLGDAVIAQDFARELQKEGIYVTGFFYPVVPKGQARIRTQMSAAHTPEQITRAVEAFTRIGKQLGVIA; this is encoded by the coding sequence ATGCGTGGGGATTTTTACAAACAGTTAACCAACGATCTGCAAACCGCCCGTGCGGAAGGATTGTTTAAAGAAGAGCGCATTATTACGTCTGCTCAGCAGGCCGATATCACGGTGGCGGATGGTAGCCACGTCATTAACTTCTGTGCCAACAACTATCTGGGGCTGGCGAACCATCCAGAGCTGATTGCTGCGGCAAAAGCCGGTATGGATTCTCACGGATTCGGGATGGCGTCGGTGCGCTTTATCTGCGGCACCCAGGACAGCCATAAACAGCTTGAGCAAAAGCTGGCTGAATTCCTCGGCATGGAAGATGCCATTCTTTACTCCTCCTGCTTTGATGCCAACGGCGGCCTGTTCGAAACGCTGCTCGGCGCCGAGGATGCGATTATTTCCGATGCCCTGAACCATGCCTCTATCATTGACGGCGTGCGTCTGTGTAAAGCAAAGCGCTTCCGCTATGCCAACAACGATATGCAGGAACTGGAAGCGCGTCTGCAAGAAGCGCGCGACGCCGGGGCTCGTCATGTGCTGATTGCCACTGACGGTGTGTTCTCAATGGACGGCGTCATCGCCAACCTGAAGGGCGTGTGCGATCTGGCTGACAAATACAACGCGCTGGTGATGGTCGATGACTCCCACGCGGTAGGGTTTGTCGGTGAGAACGGTCGTGGTTCCCATGAGTACTGCGACGTGATGGGCCGCGTAGATATCATCACCGGCACGCTGGGTAAAGCGCTTGGCGGCGCGTCTGGTGGCTATACCGCCGCGCGCAAAGAGGTGGTTGAATGGCTGCGTCAGCGCTCTCGCCCGTATCTGTTCTCTAACTCGCTGGCGCCGGCGATTGTCGCTGCCTCCATCAAAGTGCTGGAGATGGTTGAGTCTGGTGGTGAACTGCGCGATCGCCTGTGGGCTAACGCGCGTCAGTTCCGTGAGCAAATGTCTGCCGCCGGGTTTACTCTGGCGGGTGCCGATCACGCGATTATCCCGGTGATGCTGGGTGACGCGGTGATTGCACAAGACTTTGCCCGCGAGCTGCAAAAAGAGGGCATTTACGTCACAGGATTCTTCTATCCGGTTGTTCCGAAAGGCCAGGCGCGCATTCGTACTCAGATGTCTGCGGCGCATACCCCGGAACAAATCACCCGCGCGGTGGAAGCCTTCACCCGCATTGGTAAACAACTGGGCGTTATTGCCTGA
- the tdh gene encoding L-threonine 3-dehydrogenase: MKALSKLKAEEGIWMTDVPEPEVGHNDLLIKIRKTAICGTDVHIYNWDEWSQKTIPVPMVVGHEYVGEVVGIGQEVKGFKIGDRVSGEGHITCGHCRNCRGGRTHLCRNTTGVGVNRPGCFAEYLVIPAFNAFKIPDNISDDLASIFDPFGNAVHTALSFDLVGEDVLVSGAGPIGIMAAAVAKHVGARNVVITDVNEYRLELARKMGITRAVNVSKESLNEVMDELGMTEGFDVGLEMSGAPPAFRAMLDTMNHGGRIAMLGIPPSDMSIDWTKVIFKGLFIKGIYGREMFETWYKMAALIQSGLDLSPIITHRFSIDEFQKGFDAMRSGQSGKVILSWN, encoded by the coding sequence ATGAAAGCGTTATCCAAACTGAAAGCGGAAGAGGGCATCTGGATGACCGACGTTCCGGAACCGGAAGTCGGCCACAACGATCTGCTGATTAAAATCCGTAAAACAGCCATCTGCGGCACTGACGTTCACATCTATAACTGGGATGAATGGTCGCAAAAAACCATCCCGGTTCCTATGGTTGTCGGCCATGAGTACGTTGGCGAAGTGGTCGGTATCGGTCAGGAAGTAAAAGGCTTCAAAATCGGCGACCGCGTGTCTGGGGAAGGGCACATTACCTGCGGACACTGCCGTAACTGTCGTGGCGGACGCACGCACCTGTGCCGTAATACCACAGGTGTGGGCGTGAACCGTCCGGGCTGTTTCGCAGAATACCTGGTGATCCCGGCGTTCAACGCGTTCAAAATTCCGGACAATATCTCGGATGACCTGGCCTCCATCTTTGACCCGTTTGGCAATGCGGTGCATACGGCGTTGTCGTTCGATCTGGTCGGCGAAGACGTGCTGGTGTCGGGGGCTGGCCCTATCGGTATCATGGCGGCGGCGGTAGCGAAGCACGTGGGCGCACGCAACGTGGTGATCACCGACGTGAACGAATACCGTCTTGAACTGGCGCGTAAGATGGGTATCACCCGCGCAGTCAACGTGTCGAAAGAGAGCCTGAATGAGGTGATGGACGAACTGGGCATGACTGAAGGGTTTGATGTTGGCCTGGAGATGTCCGGTGCGCCGCCAGCATTCCGCGCGATGCTTGACACCATGAATCACGGTGGTCGGATTGCGATGCTGGGCATTCCTCCCTCAGACATGTCTATCGACTGGACGAAGGTGATCTTTAAGGGGCTGTTCATTAAAGGCATTTACGGCCGCGAGATGTTCGAAACCTGGTACAAGATGGCCGCGCTGATTCAGTCTGGTCTGGATCTGTCACCGATCATCACCCACCGTTTCTCGATTGATGAGTTCCAGAAAGGTTTTGACGCCATGCGTTCAGGCCAGTCCGGGAAAGTCATTCTCAGCTGGAATTAA
- a CDS encoding glycosyltransferase: MMKSTNRLSVIIPLYNAGNDFKACMESLIAQTWTALEIIIVNDGSTDNSVDIAKYYAENYPHVRLLHQANAGASVARNRGMEVASGKYIAFVDADDLVYPHMYETLMTMALEDDLDVAQCNADWSERDTGVTWQSIPTDRIRSTGVLTGPDWLRMALSSRRWTHVVWMGVYRRDVIEKNNIRFIPGLHHQDIVWTTEFMFNALRARYTEESLYKYFLHNNSVSRLKRQGNKNLNYQRHYIKITRLLEKLNRNYADRITIYPEFHQQITYEALRVCHSVRKEPDILTRQRMIAEIFTSGMYKRMIMNVRSAKVAYQALLWSVRLYQWRDKTRSHHRTARKALNLG; encoded by the coding sequence ATGATGAAAAGTACAAACAGACTCAGTGTTATTATCCCGTTATATAATGCGGGTAATGATTTTAAAGCCTGCATGGAATCTCTCATCGCGCAAACATGGACTGCCCTGGAAATTATTATTGTCAATGACGGGTCAACGGATAATTCTGTTGATATAGCAAAGTATTACGCCGAAAACTATCCTCATGTACGACTGCTCCACCAGGCGAATGCCGGAGCATCGGTCGCCCGTAACCGCGGGATGGAGGTGGCGAGTGGTAAGTACATCGCATTTGTTGATGCCGATGACCTCGTCTATCCGCATATGTACGAAACGCTAATGACAATGGCGCTGGAGGACGATCTGGACGTCGCGCAGTGCAATGCCGACTGGAGCGAGCGGGATACCGGCGTGACCTGGCAATCTATTCCGACCGACCGGATCCGTTCAACCGGCGTACTCACCGGTCCTGACTGGCTGCGTATGGCGCTTTCATCCCGCCGCTGGACCCACGTGGTGTGGATGGGGGTTTATCGTCGGGATGTGATTGAAAAGAATAACATCCGCTTTATTCCCGGATTACATCATCAGGATATTGTGTGGACCACGGAATTTATGTTTAACGCGCTGCGTGCGCGTTATACGGAAGAATCCTTGTATAAATATTTCTTACATAATAATTCTGTCAGCCGACTGAAACGTCAGGGTAATAAAAACCTGAACTATCAGCGACATTACATTAAGATTACCCGCTTATTAGAGAAGCTGAATCGGAATTACGCAGACAGGATTACTATCTATCCTGAATTTCATCAACAAATAACGTATGAAGCATTGCGTGTTTGTCATTCCGTGCGCAAAGAACCCGATATTTTGACGCGTCAGCGAATGATTGCCGAGATTTTTACCTCGGGGATGTATAAACGTATGATAATGAACGTGCGCAGCGCCAAGGTCGCCTATCAGGCGTTACTGTGGTCAGTGAGATTGTACCAATGGCGCGACAAAACGCGTTCGCACCATCGTACTGCACGTAAAGCGCTTAACCTGGGTTAA